The Pyrenophora tritici-repentis strain M4 chromosome 2, whole genome shotgun sequence genome window below encodes:
- a CDS encoding LCCL domain containing protein, protein MQKSSQYQDNDGHLDDADETTAGLPYTDEEAQLLRREELEYDEPTSSTNRHFPTRLQRLLHLLRGPEQPRVQTIQPYFASIQTRPVRWLEAYRLNKPVSLIPVLFLWLLIFIWFLTAQLPIQDADGNDVFNLDCTDTMWQRKNLCGIDGINCRPFSNTTFAFRCPAKCGDVQVLNPHVVGPLEVNYRPLVIGSGVYRGDSFICASAIHAGIVDGIKGGSGRVNLVGAHDDFASTKRHGIESIPFDSSFPLSFSVVLDASFESGSDPRFALLPVSVLFTVLLAIFSTSPNIFFPIFTLIFAHVSFVSDPPMASPLNVTVLPDHLSMFAKGLLPALFVAVVLYPTIIRRTLSGLTAQFEKALFWLGGFWIGALSNYTFEWIPISRLTAHDLEQQPGAKVALAIIILILVVIIVGQVYYFWLEGRLVRYLGLYGLFLLGIIVSVTLPGVNLRIHHYILALLLLPGTSLQTRPSLLYQGILLGLFVNGIARWDFDSILQTSTALREDARFNSVVPKIPEPSIQLGAETLVATFTYGNPVTKVDVISVMVNDVERGRSFYADDINGAT, encoded by the exons ATGCAAAAATCGTCGCAGTATCAAGATAATGATGGTCATCTCGATGATGCAGACGAAACCACTGCCGGACTCCCTTACACTGACGAAGAAGCTCAATTGTTGCGAAGAGAAGAACTGGAATATGACGAGCCCACATCATCTACAAATAGGCACTTTCCAACCCGTCTACAGCGCTTACTGCACCTCCTCCGAGGTCCGGAGCAGCCTCGCGTTCAAACCATCCAACCATACTTTGCATCGATACAAACGCGTCCAGTGCGTTGGCTTGAAGCCTACAGACTCAACAAGCCCGTCTCACTTATCCCAGTACTATTCCTCTGGCTCCTAATCTTCATCTGGTTTCTTACTGCGCAATTACCGATCCAGGATGCCGACGGCAACGATGTATTCAACCTGGATTGCACAGACACGATGTGGCAGCGCAAAAACCTCTGCGGAATCGACGGTATCAACTGTCGTCCATTCAGCAATACAACTTTTGCTTTTCGCTGCCCAGCGAAATGTGGCGATGTCCAGGTCTTGAATCCGCATGTTGTTGGGCCGCTGGAAGTCAACTATCGGCCTCTTGTTATCGGTTCCGGAGTGTATCGAGGAGACAGCTTCATATGTGCCTCGGCGATTCATGCCGGGATTGTGGATGGGATCAAAGGTGGTAGTGGTCGCGTCAACTTGGTCGGAGCTCATGATGACTTTGCAAGCACGAAGCGCCATGGCATCGAGTCTATCCCGTTTGATTCATCTTTCCCACTGTCGTTTTCAGTCGTCTTGGATGCTAGTTTTGAGTCTGGCTCAGATCCTCGTTTCGCATTACTTCCGGTTTCCGTTCTTTTCACTGTTTTGCTTGCTATATTCTCCACATCACCGAATATCTTCTTCCCGATTTTCACGCTCATCTTTGCTCATGTGAGCTTTGTCTCTGATCCGCCAATGGCATCACCTTTGAACGTCACGGTCTTGCCAGACCACTTGTCCATGTTCGCAAAGGGGTTACTACCGGCGCTGTTTGTTGCTGTTGTGTTGTACCCTACAATCATCAGACGCACCTTGTCTGGTTTGACTGCACAGTTCGAAAAGGCACTGTTTTGGCTTGGTGGCTTCTGGATCGGAGCATTGTCAAATTATACATTTGAATGGATTCCAATCTCCCGACTTACGGCGCATGACCTGGAGCAGCAGCCGGGAGCCAAGGTGGCCTTGGCCATTATCATCCTGATATTAgtcgtcatcatcgtcgGCCAGGTGTACTACTTCTGGCTCGAGGGTCGGCTGGTCCGCTATCTCGGTCTATACGGCCTCTTTCTTCTTGGAATCATCGTTTCCGTGACGTTACCTGGCGTCAACTTACGGATTCACCACTATATACTGGCACTCTTGCTGCTTCCAGGGACTAGTCTTCAAACACGACCGTCATTGTTGTATCAGGGAATCTTACTTGGCCTTTTTGTCAATGGTATAGCGCGCTGGGACTTTGACTCTATCTTGCAGACTTCTACAGCGCTCCGTGAAGATGCAAGATTCAACTCTGTCGTCCCCAAGATACCGGAACCGTCGATTCAATTGGGTGCCGAGACACTCGTTGCCACTTTTACTTATGGCAACCCTGTAACTAAGGTAGATGTTATTAGCGTAATGGTCAACGATGTTGAACGCGGACGTTCCTTCTACGCTGATGATATCAATGGTGCG ACATAG
- a CDS encoding Erg28 domain containing protein, whose translation MDALQAWLPQAEGLLPKWLLFVSIVSMGNSVQSYSTLAFTSRVYNPTPIDPPPTTPKHVTALSSRTFGTWTFLTAMIRFYAAYNINDPAFYQLAMWSYAVAWGHFMSEWWVFGTTRWGKPLAGPIIVANTSLIWMWLQWGFYVKA comes from the exons ATGGACGCGCTACAAGCATGGCTCCCCCAAGCAGAAGGTCTGCTACCAAAATGGCTGCTCTTC GTTTCCATCGTATCAATGGGAAACTCGGTGCAATCTTATAGCACACTCGCATTTACGTCACGCGTCTACAATCCTACGCCAATCGATCCGCCTCCTACTACCCCGAAACACGTAACCGCACTCTCGTCGCGCACTTTCGGGACCTGGACTTTCCTCACAGCCATGATTCGGTTCTATGCGGCCTACAATATCAACGATCCTGCATTCTATCAGTTGGCCATGTGGAGTTATGCGGTGGCTTGGGGACATTTCATGAGTGAGTGGTGGGTGTTTGGAACGACCAGATGGGGGAAGCCTTTGGCTGGACCGATAATTGTTGCAAATACCAGTCTGATCTGGATGTGGCTGCAATGGGGATTCTATGTCAAGGCTTAA
- a CDS encoding 40S ribosomal protein uS17, with the protein MATELTVQSERAFQKQPHIFLNHKVGGPRKNTRNRRWYKDVGLGFRTPKTAIEGTYIDKKCPFTGMVSIRGRILTGTVMSTKMHRTLIIRREYLHFIPKYSRYEKRHKNLAAHVSPAFRVEPGDQVVVGQCRPLSKTVRFNVLRVLPRKGKAAKQFNKF; encoded by the exons ATGGCGACCGAACTCAC TGTCCAGTCGGAGCGCGCTTTCCAGAAGCAG CCTCACATCTTCCTCAACCACAAGGTCGGCGGACCGCGCAAGAACACCCGCAACAGGAGATGGTACAAGGATGTTGGTCTGGGCTTCCGTACGCCCAAGACTGCCATTGAGGGTACCTACATTGACAAGAAGTGCCCCTTCACTGGCATGGTCTCCATCCGTGGCCGTATCCTTACCGGAACCGTCATGTCCACCAAGATGCATC GCACCTTGATCATCCGCCGTGAATACCTCCACTTCATCCCCAAGTACTCCCGTTACGAGAAGCGCCACAAGAACCTCGCCGCACACGTCTCGCCCGCTTTCCGTGTTGAGCCCGGTGACCAGGTCGTCGTTGGCCAGTGCAGGCCCCTCTCCAAGACCGTCCGCTTCAACGTCCTCCGTGTCCTCCCCCGAAAGGGAAAGGCTGCTAAGCAGTTCAACAAGTTCTAA
- a CDS encoding DltE, Short-chain dehydrogenase: protein MANILEPFGIRIDADNSFVQAAVTGFLLVGIASFAAPLISTIRVLLSLFVLPGKSLTTFGPRGTWALITGASDGIGKEFALSLAAKGYNLILVSRTQSKLDSLSADITSKYGPKIAVKTLAMDFALNKDADYNNMKKLIEGLDVSILINNVGLSHSIPVPFTETPKQEMTDIIMINCMATLRVTQLVTPGMVSRKRGLVLTMASFGGFFPTPLLATYSGSKAFLQQWSTALASELEPHGVYVQCVQSHLVTTAMSKIRKTSALVPNPKQFVDATLSKIGRSGGAQGVAFTSTPYWSHGLMHWFLSRFLGERSETVVKVNRGMHENIRRRALRKAERDAKKQ, encoded by the exons ATGGCGAACATTTTGGAGCCTTTCGGTATCCGCATCGATGCCGATAATTCCTTCGTTCAAGCTGCTGTTACTGGCTTTTTGCTCGTAGGCATTGCATCTTTTGCAGCACCACTTATCAGCACAATTCGAGTGCTTCTTAGCTTGTTTGTGCTGCCAGGAAAATCA CTCACCACCTTTGGGCCCCGCGGCACCTGGGCCCTTATAACTGGCGCCTCAGACGGCATTGGCAAAGAGTTTGCCCTTTCTCTCGCAGCAAAGGGCTACAACCTCATCCTCGTTTCTCGCACGCAATCGAAGCTCGACTCCCTCTCCGCCGACATTACTTCCAAATATGGTCCCAAGATCGCTGTCAAGACATTGGCTATGGATTTTGCCCTAAACAAGGACGCCGACTACAACAACATGAAGAAGCTCATTGAGGGTCTAGATGTCAGCATTCTCATCAACAATGTCGGACTGAGCCATAGCATTCCGGTACCGTTTACCGAGACACCTAAGCAGGAGATGACCGACATCATTATGATCAACTGCATGGCTACTCTACGTGTAACCCAGCTCGTCACACCTGGCATGGTCTCTCGGAAGCGCGGTCTCGTCCTCACCATGGCGTCCTTTGGTGGTTTCTTCCCCACGCCGCTTCTCGCAACCTACTCTGGCAGCAAAGCCTTCCTCCAACAGTGGTCCACAGCGCTCGCTTCCGAACTCGAACCCCACGGCGTATACGTTCAATGCGTGCAGTCCCACCTCGTCACCACGGCTATGTCCAAGATTCGCAAGACTTCCGCCCTCGTGCCCAATCCGAAACAATTCGTAGACGCAACATTGAGCAAGATTGGACGCAGTGGTGGTGCACAGGGCGttgctttcactagcacaccATACTGGAGTCATGGACTCATGCACTGGTTCCTCTCGCGCTTCCTCGGCGAACGATCCGAGACTGTGGTCAAGGTGAACAGGGGTATGCACGAGAACATCCGGAGGCGCGCACTTAGGAAGGCTGAGAGGGATGCGAAGAAGCAGTAG
- a CDS encoding YRB1, Ran GTPase-activating protein (Ran-binding protein) yields the protein MTDTPEEQQAAARVTASTTEPKKTIESASASPARSDKSSDSEGKDVREKLKDTQIDTQPKPDALRGLDQPMSEATNGSAKIGDQSVSGSDSERGRLRRKRSREDFEDEADADKHSEKKPPGPHMRKRSRDIRKDLEAAMPVKPTSTAISSIKETDTDEQMTSPNKSVSATATTDKASGTETSPKNKRTRDQIENDNEAATETSEGASANGKPVEKAQGEERDTKRLRDKEGDKSSTDVPDSKTKIPPGSGFANFSASSPFAAMAAKPATSKPSEKPETLPQTSDDKFKSSGFGGFSTSTASPFGGFGSSKSGSNSPFGAGSGGKLSSFAGSTATSTSTGGGFGGLGSSGTSSFGGATFGSSLGGGFGGLGGSKTGTSFAAPGGNLEIKGLKEKETPFGAAAIGEQSDDEDGDDEDLEKGNDKEERQTSQPLLSQQPQETGEEGEETIWMGRARLYHMSGEGQNRAWKERGVGTFKFNITVDEPKKARFVLRAEGTHRLLLNASVTRNMVFGGDAKGEKPNDTRLLFNSPNPEGKLEMHLLKLKAENAKQLWEEVTKVQEEQL from the exons ATGACGGACACGCCCGAGGAGCAACAGGCAGCAGCCCGAGTTACCGCCTCCACTACCGAACCAAAGAAAACCATAGAATCAGCATCGGCTTCGCCAGCACGGAGCGataagagcagcgacagCGAAGGAAAAGATGTGCGGGAGAAGCTCAAAGACACCCAAATTGACACCCAGCCCAAGCCAGATGCTCTTCGCGGCCTCGACCAGCCCATGAGCGAGGCGACCAATGGCAGCGCCAAAATAGGAGACCAGAGTGTGTCGGGATCAGACAGCGAGCGCGGGCGCTTACGGCGAAAGCGCAGCCGTGAAGATTTTGAAGACGAAGCCGATGCGGATAAGCATTCAGAAAAGAAGCCGCCTGGACCGCATATGCGAAAAAGGTCAAGGGATATCCGAAAGGACTTGGAGGCTGCTATGCCCGTGAAGCCTACTTCAACCGCAATCTCAAGCATCAAGGAGACCGACACTGACGAGCAAATGACATCGCCTAACAAGAGTGTTTCGGCCACAGCTACGACTGACAAGGCCTCTGGCACCGAAACGAGTCCGAAAAATAAGAGAACACGCGATCAGATCGAGAACGACAACGAAGCCGCGACAGAGACTTCGGAAGGTGCATCTGCGAACGGAAAGCCTGTGGAGAAGGCACAAGGCGAGGAGCGAGACACCAAACGGTTACGAGACAAAGAGGGCGACAAGTCTTCCACTGACGTTCCCGACTCCAAGACCAAG ATACCCCCAGGAAGCGGCTTTGCCAATTTCTCCGCATCATCGCCCTTCGCCGCCATGGCCGCCAAACCTGCCACCTCAAAGCCTTCTGAGAAACCCGAGACATTACCGCAGACGTCCGACGACAAGTTCAAATCATCTGGTTTTGGAGGCTTCTCAACCTCGACTGCTTCTCCGTTTGGTGGATTCGGCAGTTCAAAGTCGGGGTCCAACTCACCCTTCGGTGCGGGGAGCGGCGGTAAATTGTCTTCTTTTGCAGGAAGTACAGCTACCTCTACCTCAACTGGTGGTGGATTCGGCGGACTTGGAAGCTCCGGTACATCATCCTTTGGTGGAGCTACCTTTGGTTCATCGTTGGGTGGCGGTTTCGGCGGTCTTGGTGGGTCCAAGACAGGAACTTCTTTTGCCGCGCCTGGTGGCAACCTTGAGATCAAGGGTCTAAAAGAAAAGGAAACACCCTTCGGAGCAGCAGCTATTGGGGAGCAGTCTGACGACGAAGAtggagatgatgaagacCTAGAAAAGGGCAATGACAAGGAGGAGCGCCAAACGAGCCAGCCTCTCCTTTCACAACAAC CGCAAGAAACCGGCGAGGAAGGCGAGGAGACAATTTGGATGGGCCGTGCCAGGCTATACCACATGTCGGGCGAGGGACAGAATCGAGCATGGAAAGAGCGAGGTGTAGGGACATTCAAGTTCAACATCACCGTCGACGAACCCAAGAAAGCCCGTTTCGTCCTCCGAGCAGAAGGAACACATCGATTGCTTCTCAATGCGTCTGTGACGCGTAACATGGTCTTTGGCGGCGATGCCAAGGGCGAGAAACCAAACGACACGCGGTTACTCTTCAACTCGCCAAACCCTGAAGGCAAACTGGAGATGCACTTGCTCAAG CTCAAAGCCGAAAACGCAAAGCAGCTATGGGAGGAAGTTACCAAAGTGCAAGAGGAACAGTTGTAG
- a CDS encoding YIP1, Rab GTPase interacting factor, Golgi membrane protein, protein MAAMMPSAATASNPYDSDAVERDLIDPDDATLDDLDDPLQATSDRAPLTGNIQRGGAQTQSYLTSSIPGEDRRAPTNTIDETVWETLSRDIFAIWEKMKQVLYPKYLLGGMMQRGGGIGAAERGESDGSGIRNIAGRWPDADVILQGGMSEGLRDWDLWGPLIFCLLLSLFLSWGAKGDQKDLVFSGVFAMVWIGEAVVTLQIKLLGGNIAFFQSISIIGYTLFPLVIASILSAVGIPVIA, encoded by the exons ATGGCGGCTATGATGCCAAGTGCCGCAACGGCTAGCAACCCCTACGATAGCGATGCGGTGGAGCGTGATCTAATTGACCCGGACGATG CTACTCTTGATGACCTCGATGACCCACTACAGGCGACTTCGGACCGCGCGCCGTTGACGGGGAACATTCAGCGTGGAGGCGCGCAAACGCAATCCTACTTGACATCGAGCATCCCTGGAGAGGACCGACGCGCACCCACCAACACCATTGACGAGACAGTATGGGAGACACTATCGCGAGACATTTTCGCGATATGGGAGAAGATGAAGCAGGTTCTGTACCCCAAGTACCTGCTAGGCGGCATGATGCAACGCGGTGGAGGCATTGGGGCAGCAGAGCGCGGTGAATCAGACGGCTCTGGCATACGAAACATTGCAGGGAGATGGCCAGATGCGGACGTCATCCTGCAAGGCGGTATGAGTGAAGGTCTACGAGACTGGGACCTTTGGGGACCGCTGATCTTTTGCCTACTACTCAGTCTGTTCCTCTCATGGGGAGCAAAGGGCGATCAGAAGGATCTTGTCTTTTCCGGCGTCTTCGCCATGGTCTGGATAGGGGAGGCGGTCGTGACTCTGCAGATCAAGCTGCTAGGCGGTAACAT CGCCTTCTTCCAGTCCATCTCCATCATCGGCTACACGCTCTTCCCGCTCGTCATCGCGTCGATTCTCAGCGCAGTCGGCATACCCGTGATA GCGTGA
- a CDS encoding GalT, Galactose-1-phosphate uridylyltransferase, with product MTDPVLNDISHRRFNLLRGSWILVSPHRTKRPWQGMQESPSRTTLPDYDPECYLCPSNTRANGEHNPKFEHTYVFVNDYSAVMEDQQEYHPDTKDGSLASRLLRAEAVTGKCYVICFSPSHNLTLADMTPGQILPIIETWTNLYVAHLDPTSPLAKLASAMTIPPLSQGAVSAPNAQYRYMQIFENKGSAMGCSNPHPHGQVWTTTSLPEEPALELVQLSKYRREQGGCHMLVDYAELESKEKARTVFENESFWAGVPYWALWPFEIMIVPRQHKRSLVDFTKEERAQLAECIAEITRRYDNLFETQFPYSMGLHQAPLAGTADEIESSHFHIHFYPPLLRSATVRKFQVGYEMMAEPQRDITPEQAAERLRTCGGELYRKKLESSPKTNGVNGVNGVNGH from the exons ATGACGGACCCAGTCCTGAACGACATCTCCCACAGGCGCTTCAACCTGCTGCGAGGTAGTTGGATATTAGTATCTCCGCATCGCACAAAGCGGCCATGGCA AGGCATGCAAGAGTCCCCGTCCAGGACTACCCTGCCCGACTATGACCCAGAG TGCTATCTATGTCCCTCAAACACGCGGGCCAATGGCGAGCACAACCCCAAGTTTGAGCACACTTATGTCTTCGTCAATGACTACAGTGCCGTCATGGAGGACCAGCAGGAGTACCACCCAGACACCAAGGATGGATCTCTCGCGTCTCGACTTCTTCGCGCAGAAGCCGTCACTGGAAAGTGCTATGTCATCTGTTTCTCACCCTCTCACAACCTCACTCTGGCCGACATGACCCCAGGCCAAATCCTCCCGATAATAGAGACCTGGACCAACCTATATGTCGCACATCTGGATCCCACGTCGCCCTTGGCTAAACTGGCATCTGCTATGACTATTCCTCCTCTATCACAAGGCGCCGTTAGTGCACCAAACGCACAGTATCGCTACATGCAAATCTTTGAGAACAAGGGCTCTGCAATGGGTTGCTCAAATCCGCATCCCCATGGCCAAGTTTGGACGACTACATCGCTCCCAGAAGAACCTGCGCTTGAGCTTGTACAATTGAGCAAATATCGCAGAGAGCAAGGGGGTTGTCACATGCTCGTTGACTACGCCGAACTGGAGTCcaaggagaaggcacgcACAGTCTTTGAGAACGAGAGCTTCTGGGCTGGTGTTCCGTACTGGGCACTCTGGCCCTTTGAGATTATGATCGTCCCCAGGCAACACAAGCGGTCGTTGGTCGACTTCACCAAGGAGGAGCGTGCACAATTAGCAGAGTGTATAGCTGAGATTACGAGGAGATACGATAACCTCTTCGAAACACAGTTTCCGTATA GTATGGGACTTCACCAAGCTCCTCTGGCGGGTACAGCCGATGAGATCGAGTCGAGCCACTTCCATATCCATTTCTACCCACCACTTCTGCGAAGCGCCACAGTCCGCAAGTTCCAAGTCGGCTATGAGATGATGGCCGAACCTCAGCGCGACATCACACCCGAACAGGCTGCAGAGCGCCTCAGGACATGCGGCGGCGAACTCTATAGGAAGAAGCTCGAATCTTCGCCCAAGACTAACGGTGTTAATGGCGTCAATGGTGTCAACGGCCACTGA
- a CDS encoding OLE1, Fatty-acid desaturase, which yields MPSHQPTAGMMAVDPEYIKQPSPMASTSEPNRNPKYDPKKPHITDTPITKANWYKHVNWLNVTFIIGIPLAGCVAACFTPLRWQTALWAVVYYFWTGLGITAGYHRLWAHKSYNASLPLSVFLALVGGGAVEGSIRWWSRDHRAHHRYTDTNKDPYSVRKGLLYSHLGWMVMKQNPKRIGRTDITDLNEDPVVVWQHKHYIKVVIFMGLIFPSAVAGLLWNDWKGGFIYAGILRIFFVQQATFCVNSLAHWLGDQPFDDRNSPRDHVITALVTLGEGYHNFHHEFPSDYRNAIEWHQYDPTKWSIWLWSKLGLASNLKQFRSNEIEKGRVQQLQKKIDQKRAKLDWGVPLEQLPVIEWDEYVEQAKNGRGLIAVAGVVHDVTDFINEHPGGKTLIKSGIGKDATAMFNGGVYFHSNAAHNLLSTMRVGVIRGGCEVEIWKRAQKENKEVNIVKDEQGNPIIRAGNQVTKVAQPMLSASAA from the exons ATGCCTTCCCACCAACCTACCGCCGGCATGATGGCTGTGGATCCCGAATACATCAAGCAGCCGTCTCCTATGGCCAGCACCTCTGAGCCAAACCGCAACCCAAAGTACGACCCTAAGAAGCCGCACATTACCGACACACCCATCACAAAGGCAAACTGGTACAAGCACGTCAACTGGCTAAAC GTCACCTTCATCATTGGCATCCCTCTCGCCGGCTGCGTCGCGGCCTGTTTCACCCCGTTGCGATGGCAGACAGCCCTCTGGGCCGTGGTATATTACTTCTGGACCGGTCTCGGTATCACAGCTGGTTACCATCGTCTCTGGGCGCACAAATCGTACAACGCCTCGCTGCCACTGAGCGTCTTCCTCGCTCTTGTCGGCGGTGGCGCTGTTGAGGGCTCTATCCGCTGGTGGAGTCGCGACCACCGTGCCCACCACCGCTACACCGACACCAACAAGGACCCCTACAGCGTTCGCAAGGGTCTTCTCTACAGCCATCTTGGCTGGATGGTCATGAAGCAGAACCCCAAGCGCATCGGCCGCACCGACATCACCGACCTGAACGAAGACCCCGTCGTCGTCTGGCAACACAAGCACTACATCAAGGTCGTCATCTTCATGGGTCTCATCTTCCCCTCTGCTGTCGCTGGACTTTTGTGGAACGACTGGAAGGGTGGCTTCATCTACGCCGGTATCCTTCGCATCTTCTTCGTCCAGCAGGCCACCTTCTGCGTCAACTCGCTCGCCCACTGGCTCGGTGACCAGCCCTTCGACGACCGCAACAGCCCCAGGGACCATGTCATCACTGCGCTCGTCACTCTCGGTGAGGGCTACCACAACTTCCACCACGAGTTCCCCTCAGACTACCGCAACGCTATCGAGTGGCACCAGTACGACCCCACCAAGTGGTCCATCTGGCTGTGGTCTAAGCTCGGTCTCGCCTCCAACCTCAAGCAGTTCCGTTCCAACGAGATCGAAAAGGGCCGTGTTCAGCAgctccagaagaagattgaTCAGAAGCGCGCCAAGCTCGACTGGGGTGTACCTCTTGAGCAGCTTCCTGTCATTGAGTGGGACGAATACGTTGAGCAGGCCAAGAACGGCCGTGGCTTGATCGCTGTTGCCGGTGTTGTTCATGACGTTACCGACTTCATCAACGAGCACCCTGGTGGCAAGACCCTGATCAAGAGCGGCATTGGCAAGGATGCTACTGCCATGTTCAACGGTGGTGTCTACTTCCACTCCAACGCTGCCCAcaacctgctctccaccaTGAGGGTCGGTGTCATCCGTGGTGGATGCGAGGTCGAGATCTGGAAGCGCGCTCAAAAGGAGAACAAGGAAGTCAACATCGTCAAAGATGAGCAAGGAAACCCAATTATCCGAGCCGGCAACCAGGTTACCAAGGTTGCGCAACCAATGCTCAGCGCCAGCGCGGCATAG